Proteins encoded by one window of Chromobacterium violaceum ATCC 12472:
- a CDS encoding methyl-accepting chemotaxis protein — protein MGNRSKSLLVFAGLCLASAAALVWVSPWLGWLIPVLGGGGLLLFHGGGGEAPPPANQPSAAAPAASDDDGQLELLLQVIARWEGNLQLVIEQSVTGGNQLAGTLTGIADGLHATIEAAGSAADDIGSGSLEQMVADASQRSREISSVLAEIVGHRQQLIDEVSRLATYSGELLSMADQVGRISNQTNLLALNASIEAARAGEFGRGFAVVADEVRKLSQQSEQTGKQMSEKVVEINGALEQTRQTTTSLGAQDADRGNNALGLLDESVRDFSAAAEKLAQVNQRMQTEGSRVEKELHASLIALQFQDRVSQIVQHVAQDLKQMQAHLEAVREARRRGEKGPEAHPREWLKRLESTYTTLEQAALHQGGGGKPAASSGDVDFF, from the coding sequence ATGGGAAACAGGAGCAAATCGCTGCTCGTCTTCGCCGGGCTATGCCTGGCGTCGGCGGCGGCGTTGGTGTGGGTTTCGCCCTGGCTGGGCTGGTTGATCCCGGTGCTGGGCGGCGGCGGGCTGCTGCTGTTCCATGGCGGGGGCGGGGAAGCCCCGCCGCCTGCAAACCAGCCTTCGGCCGCCGCGCCGGCCGCATCCGACGATGACGGCCAGCTCGAGTTGCTGCTGCAGGTGATCGCGCGCTGGGAGGGCAATCTGCAACTGGTGATCGAGCAGTCGGTCACCGGCGGCAACCAGTTGGCGGGCACGCTGACCGGCATCGCCGATGGCCTGCACGCCACCATAGAGGCGGCGGGCTCGGCTGCCGACGACATCGGCAGCGGCAGCCTGGAGCAGATGGTGGCGGATGCCAGCCAGCGCAGCCGGGAGATATCGTCCGTGCTGGCGGAGATCGTCGGCCACCGCCAGCAACTGATCGACGAAGTCTCCCGCCTCGCCACCTATTCCGGCGAATTGCTGTCCATGGCGGACCAGGTCGGCCGCATTTCCAACCAGACCAATCTGCTGGCACTGAACGCCAGCATCGAGGCCGCGCGCGCCGGCGAATTCGGCCGCGGCTTCGCCGTGGTGGCCGACGAGGTGCGCAAGCTGTCGCAGCAATCCGAGCAGACCGGCAAGCAGATGTCGGAAAAGGTGGTCGAGATCAACGGCGCGCTGGAGCAGACCCGCCAGACCACCACCAGCCTGGGCGCGCAGGACGCGGACCGCGGCAACAACGCGCTGGGGCTGCTGGACGAATCGGTGAGGGACTTCAGCGCGGCGGCGGAAAAACTGGCCCAGGTCAATCAAAGGATGCAGACCGAAGGCTCCCGCGTCGAGAAGGAGCTGCATGCCTCGCTGATCGCGCTGCAATTCCAGGACCGGGTCAGCCAGATCGTCCAGCATGTCGCGCAGGATCTGAAGCAGATGCAGGCCCACCTCGAGGCGGTGCGCGAAGCGCGCCGGCGCGGGGAGAAGGGGCCGGAGGCGCATCCCCGGGAGTGGCTGAAGCGCCTCGAATCCACCTATACCACGCTGGAACAGGCGGCCCTGCATCAGGGCGGCGGCGGCAAGCCTGCGGCTTCCAGCGGCGATGTCGACTTTTTCTGA
- a CDS encoding substrate-binding periplasmic protein: MARLMVMLMLLLLPPLSVAGERPLELVTLQYPPYQYQEGAGVKGFVVDIVREAFSRMGRTVHVSVYPWGRSLAMVETGQADAIFTLYKTPEREARLDYSRQTLMPQAVSLFVLQDSTIRFDGRLGQLSGYRFGVVRSVSYGAVFDTAARQGLIRIAETAASGEQNMEKLVARRFDILVSNRLGAWDIIRRQHVEGLVRELQPPVERIPSYIAFARKPDLAGVRDRFDAELEGMKRDGSYARLVSAADP; the protein is encoded by the coding sequence TTGGCTCGGCTGATGGTGATGCTGATGTTGCTGCTGCTGCCCCCGCTGTCCGTCGCGGGGGAGCGCCCGCTGGAGCTGGTCACGCTGCAGTACCCGCCTTATCAATATCAGGAAGGCGCCGGGGTCAAGGGCTTCGTGGTGGACATCGTGCGCGAGGCCTTCAGCCGCATGGGGCGGACGGTCCACGTCAGCGTCTATCCCTGGGGGAGGTCGCTGGCGATGGTGGAGACCGGGCAAGCGGATGCGATATTCACCCTGTACAAGACACCCGAGAGAGAGGCTCGGCTGGACTATTCCCGGCAGACGCTGATGCCGCAGGCGGTGTCGCTGTTCGTGCTGCAGGATTCGACCATCCGTTTCGACGGCCGGCTGGGCCAGCTCTCAGGCTACCGCTTCGGCGTGGTGAGGTCCGTCAGCTATGGCGCCGTCTTCGACACGGCGGCGCGTCAGGGGCTTATCCGCATCGCGGAAACGGCCGCCAGCGGCGAGCAGAACATGGAGAAGCTGGTCGCGAGGCGCTTCGACATCCTGGTCAGCAACCGACTCGGCGCCTGGGACATCATCCGCCGGCAGCATGTTGAAGGCTTGGTGCGAGAACTGCAGCCGCCGGTCGAGCGGATTCCCAGTTATATCGCCTTCGCGCGCAAGCCGGACCTTGCCGGCGTGCGCGACCGATTCGACGCCGAACTGGAGGGCATGAAGCGGGACGGCAGCTACGCCCGCCTGGTTTCCGCCGCCGACCCCTGA
- the purF gene encoding amidophosphoribosyltransferase has product MCGILGVVGQSPVNQLLYDGLQVLQHRGQDAAGIVTANGKTFHMHKGSGMVRDVFRTRNMRSLLGNAGIAHVRYPTAGSASCLAEAQPFYVNSPFGIVLAHNGNLTNTDELKADMFRNDLRHINTNSDSEVLLNVFAHEVAQRVTGHELTVDAVFGAVAAVHRRVKGAYAVVAMIAGFGLVAFRDPNGIRPLVMGCTETDGKTEYMFASESVALDCSGFSLLRDVQPGECVYVTFDGDMHSQVCAENTRLAPCLFEYVYFARPDSVIDGVSVYQSRLNMGETLAEKIRRDLPGLDIDVVIPIPDSSRQSALQLANALGLPYREGFIKNRYIGRTFIMPGQAVRRKSVRQKLNPVPLEFAGRNVLLVDDSIVRGTTSKEIVQMARDSGAKKVYFASAAPAVRFPNVYGIDMPTRAELLATGRDEAEIAREIGADAVIYQDLAALKDAVSSVNRELKLFESSCFDGEYITGDITAAYLDAIECARLDLKHKEDGSEQMIDLNLNVAEQNLI; this is encoded by the coding sequence ATGTGTGGAATTCTAGGCGTGGTCGGTCAGTCGCCGGTCAATCAGCTGCTGTACGACGGTTTGCAGGTGTTGCAACATCGCGGACAGGACGCGGCCGGTATCGTTACCGCCAATGGCAAGACCTTTCACATGCACAAAGGCAGCGGCATGGTGCGCGACGTGTTCCGCACCCGCAACATGCGTTCGCTGCTGGGCAACGCCGGCATCGCCCACGTGCGCTACCCGACGGCCGGCTCGGCCTCCTGCCTGGCGGAGGCCCAGCCGTTCTACGTCAACTCGCCCTTCGGCATCGTGCTGGCGCACAACGGCAACCTGACCAATACCGATGAGCTGAAGGCGGACATGTTCCGCAACGACCTCAGGCACATCAACACCAATTCGGACTCCGAAGTGCTGCTGAACGTGTTCGCCCACGAAGTGGCTCAACGCGTGACGGGCCACGAGCTGACTGTGGACGCGGTGTTCGGCGCGGTGGCCGCCGTGCATCGCCGCGTCAAGGGCGCTTACGCGGTGGTGGCGATGATCGCCGGCTTCGGCCTGGTGGCCTTCCGCGACCCCAACGGCATCCGCCCGCTGGTGATGGGCTGCACCGAGACCGACGGCAAGACCGAGTACATGTTCGCGTCCGAGTCGGTGGCGCTGGACTGTTCGGGCTTTTCGCTGCTGCGCGATGTGCAGCCGGGCGAGTGCGTGTACGTGACCTTCGACGGCGACATGCACAGCCAGGTCTGCGCCGAAAACACCCGTCTGGCGCCCTGCCTGTTCGAATACGTGTACTTCGCCCGCCCGGATTCGGTGATCGACGGCGTGTCGGTCTACCAGTCGCGCCTGAACATGGGCGAGACGCTGGCGGAGAAGATCCGCCGCGATCTGCCGGGCCTGGACATCGACGTGGTGATCCCGATTCCCGACTCCAGCCGCCAGAGCGCGCTGCAACTTGCCAACGCGCTGGGCCTGCCGTACCGCGAGGGCTTCATCAAGAACCGCTACATCGGCCGAACCTTCATCATGCCCGGCCAGGCGGTGCGCAGGAAATCGGTGCGCCAGAAGCTGAACCCGGTGCCGCTGGAGTTCGCCGGCCGCAACGTGCTGCTGGTGGACGATTCCATCGTCCGCGGCACCACGTCCAAGGAAATCGTGCAGATGGCGCGCGATTCCGGCGCCAAGAAGGTCTATTTCGCGTCGGCCGCGCCGGCGGTGCGCTTCCCCAATGTCTACGGCATCGACATGCCCACCCGGGCGGAGCTGCTGGCCACCGGCCGCGACGAGGCCGAGATCGCGCGCGAGATCGGCGCCGACGCGGTGATTTACCAGGACCTGGCCGCGCTGAAGGATGCGGTGAGCAGCGTCAACCGCGAGCTGAAGCTGTTCGAGAGTTCCTGCTTCGACGGCGAATACATCACCGGCGACATCACCGCGGCCTACCTGGACGCCATCGAGTGCGCGCGGCTGGACCTGAAACACAAGGAAGACGGCAGCGAGCAGATGATCGATCTCAACCTGAACGTGGCGGAGCAGAATCTGATCTGA
- a CDS encoding CvpA family protein translates to MTVFDYIAIAIIAGSVLMALMRGLIAEVLSLGSWLIAFWCAKQFSPLVTDFLPSSLQSEGLRMVAGFVLVFFLVWLATALLRVTLTGLVDSIGLGAINRLLGGVFGLARGMVLVTALVLLGGLSSLPQKPMWRNAVLAAPFESLALSLRPWLPPTMADNLHYDSPGGQPPDS, encoded by the coding sequence ATGACCGTGTTCGACTATATCGCAATAGCCATCATCGCCGGATCGGTGCTGATGGCCCTGATGCGCGGCCTGATCGCCGAGGTGCTGTCGTTGGGATCGTGGCTGATCGCCTTCTGGTGCGCCAAGCAGTTCTCTCCGCTGGTGACGGATTTCCTGCCGTCCAGCCTGCAGAGCGAAGGCCTGAGGATGGTGGCCGGCTTCGTGCTGGTCTTCTTCCTGGTGTGGCTGGCCACCGCCTTGCTGCGGGTGACGCTGACCGGGCTGGTGGACAGCATAGGCCTGGGCGCGATCAACCGTTTGCTGGGCGGGGTGTTCGGTCTGGCGCGGGGCATGGTGCTGGTGACGGCGCTGGTGCTGTTGGGCGGGCTGAGCAGCCTGCCGCAGAAACCGATGTGGAGGAATGCGGTGCTAGCGGCGCCATTCGAATCTCTGGCCTTGTCATTGAGGCCATGGTTGCCGCCGACGATGGCGGACAATCTGCACTACGACTCGCCCGGCGGCCAGCCGCCGGACAGTTAG
- a CDS encoding SPOR domain-containing protein, whose product MALSSHDELILLRKRARRRLVGAVVLVSIATVVLWNVVGHLPEQQMKPESIEIMGGASAPVAASAPAAAAKPAASQAVAEAAVPAPASGNATELPANLSSVTAPPPATAKPAPAPAVVESKPKAEPKPEPKPEPKPKPEKRKEEPKAEKPRKADPAAILEGRVDPDSHAAKAEPAHGKSVIQLAALSDPAKVDALRGKLAAIGVTAHFSKVETSKGEVTRVRVGPFSSQAEAQSALQKLARAGINGIIINK is encoded by the coding sequence ATGGCACTGTCCAGCCACGATGAACTGATATTGCTGAGAAAGCGCGCCCGCCGCCGCTTGGTGGGAGCCGTGGTGCTGGTTTCCATCGCCACCGTCGTTTTGTGGAACGTGGTGGGCCATCTGCCGGAGCAGCAGATGAAGCCCGAGTCCATCGAGATCATGGGCGGCGCGTCCGCGCCGGTGGCCGCTTCGGCACCCGCCGCGGCCGCGAAGCCCGCCGCCTCGCAAGCGGTGGCGGAAGCCGCCGTCCCGGCGCCCGCGTCCGGCAACGCCACCGAGCTGCCGGCCAATCTGTCGTCCGTCACCGCGCCGCCGCCGGCGACCGCCAAGCCTGCCCCGGCTCCCGCTGTCGTCGAGAGCAAGCCCAAGGCCGAGCCGAAACCCGAACCCAAGCCTGAGCCCAAACCCAAGCCGGAGAAGCGCAAGGAAGAGCCGAAGGCCGAAAAGCCGCGCAAGGCGGACCCGGCGGCGATCCTGGAAGGCCGCGTCGATCCGGACAGCCATGCGGCCAAGGCCGAGCCGGCCCACGGCAAGTCGGTGATCCAGCTGGCGGCGCTGTCCGACCCGGCCAAGGTGGACGCCTTGCGCGGCAAGCTCGCCGCCATCGGCGTGACCGCCCACTTCTCCAAGGTGGAAACCAGCAAGGGCGAGGTGACCCGCGTCCGCGTCGGCCCGTTCTCCAGCCAGGCCGAGGCGCAGTCGGCGCTGCAGAAGCTCGCCCGCGCCGGCATCAACGGCATCATCATCAACAAGTAG
- the folC gene encoding bifunctional tetrahydrofolate synthase/dihydrofolate synthase, whose protein sequence is MTRKTLDDWLSWQESLHTAAIDMGLARVERVRGAMGLKPACPVIMVAGTNGKGSTCAMLSSIFRAAGFKVGAYTSPHILRYNERIAIDLKPASDERIIASFEAIDAARGDTTLTYFEFGTLAAVHSFVAEKVDVIILEVGLGGRLDAVNIFEPDVSVVVSVDLDHQAILGDNREDIGFEKAGVYRAGKPAICVDPEPPQRLLDHAAAIGADLKLYGRDFGYTRMDNQWSFRCGDHARHALPIPALRGAYQMINACGALAVLDAIRDKLPVGIGAIKQGLVEVEWPGRFQVLPGRPAVVLDVGHNPHAVKAMAAALKQLPFAENRYAVFSMLADKDMMAVVELAKGEFDHWLVAGLDMPRGQSGEAIASALKNAGIASVSAFDTVAQAWSAALSRAGDNDRIVVFGSFHTVAEVEAVRRHPV, encoded by the coding sequence ATGACGAGAAAGACACTGGACGACTGGCTGAGCTGGCAGGAAAGCTTGCACACGGCGGCGATAGACATGGGCCTGGCCCGGGTCGAACGCGTGCGCGGCGCGATGGGCCTCAAGCCCGCCTGTCCGGTGATCATGGTGGCCGGCACCAATGGCAAGGGCTCCACCTGCGCGATGCTGTCCAGCATCTTCCGCGCCGCGGGCTTCAAGGTCGGCGCCTACACCTCGCCGCACATCCTGCGCTACAACGAGCGCATCGCCATCGATCTCAAGCCGGCGTCCGACGAGCGCATCATCGCCAGCTTCGAGGCGATAGACGCCGCGCGCGGCGACACCACGCTGACTTATTTCGAATTCGGCACCCTGGCCGCGGTGCACAGCTTCGTCGCCGAGAAGGTGGATGTGATCATCCTGGAAGTGGGCCTGGGCGGACGGCTGGACGCGGTCAACATCTTCGAGCCGGATGTGTCCGTCGTCGTCAGCGTGGATTTGGATCACCAGGCGATTCTGGGCGACAACCGCGAGGACATCGGTTTCGAGAAGGCCGGCGTCTACCGCGCCGGCAAGCCGGCGATCTGCGTCGATCCCGAGCCGCCGCAGCGGCTGCTGGACCACGCGGCGGCCATCGGCGCGGATCTCAAACTGTACGGCCGCGACTTCGGCTACACCCGGATGGACAATCAGTGGTCGTTCCGCTGCGGCGACCACGCCCGCCACGCGCTGCCCATCCCGGCATTGCGCGGCGCTTACCAGATGATCAACGCCTGCGGCGCGCTGGCGGTTCTGGACGCGATCCGCGACAAGCTGCCGGTTGGCATCGGCGCGATCAAGCAGGGCCTGGTGGAGGTGGAGTGGCCGGGCCGGTTCCAGGTGCTGCCGGGCCGTCCGGCGGTGGTGCTGGATGTCGGCCACAATCCGCACGCGGTCAAGGCGATGGCGGCGGCGCTCAAGCAGCTGCCGTTCGCGGAAAACCGCTACGCGGTGTTCTCCATGCTGGCGGACAAGGACATGATGGCGGTGGTCGAGCTGGCCAAGGGCGAGTTCGACCACTGGCTGGTCGCCGGGCTGGACATGCCGCGCGGGCAGAGCGGCGAGGCCATTGCCTCTGCGCTGAAGAATGCTGGCATCGCGTCGGTGTCCGCCTTCGATACCGTCGCCCAGGCGTGGTCGGCCGCCTTATCGCGGGCCGGCGACAATGATAGAATCGTTGTTTTCGGATCATTCCACACCGTAGCGGAAGTGGAAGCGGTCCGGCGTCACCCGGTTTGA
- a CDS encoding protein YgfX, translated as MREPPLLQPFSVPLRPSRCWLGLVSAAILAYASIVALYLPAAYLISVPAAGWLAWRALRADGWRNRGATQRLEVDPRGRLFLCREGERLEAAVLDDCFVTPLLTVLSVKLDGKRRSVMLWPDSADADARRRLRVYLLWFHPPQPTQEDTEITR; from the coding sequence ATGCGCGAGCCGCCGCTGCTGCAACCTTTTTCGGTGCCGCTGCGGCCGTCGCGCTGCTGGCTGGGCCTGGTGTCGGCCGCCATTCTCGCTTATGCGTCCATCGTGGCGCTGTACCTGCCGGCGGCCTACCTGATCAGCGTGCCGGCTGCCGGCTGGCTGGCCTGGCGCGCGCTGCGGGCAGACGGCTGGCGCAATCGCGGCGCGACGCAGCGGCTGGAGGTCGACCCGCGCGGCCGCCTGTTCCTGTGCCGCGAAGGAGAGCGCCTCGAGGCGGCGGTATTGGATGATTGCTTCGTCACCCCGCTGCTGACGGTGCTGAGCGTCAAACTGGATGGCAAACGCCGCAGCGTGATGCTGTGGCCGGATTCGGCGGATGCCGACGCGCGGCGGCGACTCAGGGTTTACCTGCTGTGGTTCCATCCGCCGCAGCCTACGCAAGAAGATACGGAAATCACCCGATGA